In Runella sp. SP2, the genomic window CGCCGTACCGCTAAAATACAAGTACGTTTTTCCATCGAGCACAATCGTCCGATTAGGCAAGTGGGTAATTTGATGATAACTAGCAGAATTCAAAACAGGTCAACGTTGGTACTAATGCAATTGTGCACCTGTACCGTTTTCGGTGGCAAAAATAATTTTTCCAAAATCAAACTGAACTCCCGTTGCAGGGTCGTTGGCGATAAGCAACGTACCGTCCATGTCCACGTAATCGAGCATGGGAAGCAAGTGCGCAATCGCCGAAATACCCACGCTGCTTTCGTTCATGCAACCTACCATCGTTTTCAGGCCAAGGGTTTTGGCTTCGGCCAACATTCGGCGTGCGGGCGTAAGACCGCCGCATTTGGTCAATTTTACATTGATTCCGTGAAAATAGCCCGCACATTTGGCCACATCTGCTTCCACAATGCAACTTTCATCGGCAATGCAGGGCAGCGCACTTTCGGCATAGACTTGTTTCATTCCCGCCCAATCGTCGGCACGCAGGGGTTGTTCGATAAACTCAACACCTAATTTTTTTAATTCATAACTATACTCGATGGCTTGCGTCGCCGTCCAAGCGCAGTTTGCATCTACCCGAAACACCGAATCAGTATGGCTACGTAGGGTTCGGACAATATCCAAATCCTCGGTTGTACCCAGTTTAATTTTGTACAATGGCCAAGGAAATTCCTTCATTTTAGCCACCATTTTATCAATGTTATCAATCCCGATGGTGTAATCGGTAATCGGTATTGCATCAGCTGAAAGCCCCCACGCTTCGTAGAGTTTTTTCCCTTGTTTTTTTGCCCAAAGGTCGTTGGCAGCTTCGTCCAAAGCACATTGCGCAAAGGGCATATCGTGAAGGTATTGGTTGGTCAACTGCCAAAACTCCTCGGGAGATGTTAGGGTATCGTTTTCAATCAAACCTCTTATTTGCTCCAAACGGCCTATCATTCCGTCAATAGTAATACCGTAGTATTTATTGGAAGTAGCCTCTCCAAAGCCCCGAAAACTCCCTTCTCGAAGTTCTACAATGAGCGTAGGTTGCACATCGCGCGAATCGTGTGCGATGGTAAAGGTATGGCGAAGCCGTAAGTCGAAGCGATGAAAGTGTAACTGCATACGTCTAAAAACAAAAGAGGAGACAAAAGTACATCTTTTCTCTCCTCTTTGCGTTGCTTAATCCGTCGAAAATCCTGGCGGACAAATAATACTATAAAATGTATAACTCAGGGTAATTGACGTGTAGTAGTATTTATCGCGGGTAGTTGGATTGCCAAGTTGGAGTTTTTGACCCAATGGCACGTTATCTCCCAAATCGTCCAAGTAATCGGTAAAAAGAACCCTAGTACCAAACTCAAACTCTAAACTCCACGGTCGTTTGAACTCCCATTTTACTCCCGCCCCAAAAGGAATGTTCATTTGGGTTGTTTTGTAGTCGGCCGTTTTTGTGCGCGGTTTAAATTTATAAAAACCCAATCCACCCATGAGGTAGGGTGTCCAATTGACGTCTTTGCGGCGTTGTGAGTAATTAAGAAAGTTATACTCAAGTATCAAATCCCCTTCAGTTACCCTAGAACGAAACGACCCATTACGGGCCTGATTGAAAGGATCAGACGAGCGACTGTCTTTTGCCCCAATGATGCCCATATTTCCACCGAGTCGCAACGAAACTGCTGGCGACATATTGTAACGCACAAAAGCATGACCTCCAGGCAAATAGTTTTTAGGGTTAAAAAAGGGGGCGTACTCTCCCTTGTAATTAAACCCTCCTAGTCCAGCGCCTATGTTCCACCGCTGAGCTGCGGCCTGTAAAGAAAAGGCTCCCAAAAGGAAGCCGATAAAATAAGTGTGCAGTTTGCTATCCACGTATGATAAATTCTTGGTTTTTGCCCTTGTTAACTTTTAACGAAGTCCAATGAATTAACGAATTGGCGGGCATTTAATTTTAGTAGGTAACACATACGTTACGGTGATGCTAGAGAGCATGTAGGCATCTTTCCGAACAGGATTTGCTCTCGGATCTCCTTGTTGCCATCCACCTAAAGGACCATTTGCAAACGGATCGCTAGTTGGGTCATTGGGATTGACAATTCTGGCCACTGTTTCAGTACGATCACGTCCAGTACGTGCTGCAATTCGCTCAAGCGTACGGTTTGACATCGCTCGTGCCATGTCATTTTTAAGAATGTCAGGATTTGGATAAAAACCACTTGCATCATCCAAAAAATCTGACCCAGAAAAACGGAAGCCACCTTCTACCCCAACATTCCACTGGTCATTGATTTTCCAAGTAAAGCCCAATCCAAAAGGAATTGAATACGTTACCAACGAGTAAGGTTTCTCAAACCCTGGCTGTCCTTGGCCTTCCGTGCCTAGTGGTTGAAGGGCTATCCAGCGCTTGTTTTTAGGATACCTGTCGTAAGATGTTGAATCAGGAACCATTGCTTTCGGATTATGAGCAAGCAGCGCAACTCCAGCAAAAATGTAAGGGGTAAACTTTGCGCGACGATTTGGGCTACGTCCATCTCCCCAAAACTTGTAAATACCTACCAAACTAAATTCTTTGAGGTTGTTACGAAAGTGCAAGTTCCGAACATAAGAACCTGAAAACGGCGTACCTCCGCGGTTATAATACTCATCGTCACTAAAAATTTGTGCCCACGTAAACCCAAAACGAGCTGCCAAATGCGGTGTATAATGCTTCGTATAAGCGGCATTGATGTTCCAGCGCATGGTCTTAAACAAGGTATTCACTGGGCTTCGATAGGGTGCCAAATCACCTGCATAGCTAGACGTCCCCGCCCCAAAACTCACGGTAGAGTACTGCTCAAATGGCGTTCGACGACGACGTTGTGCTTCCGATTGGAGCGTCACAAACAGCGTAAACAACACGATTCCGACAATTATCTTATAATTCATTCGCTTTACTGGATTGATGCGTGACTTTGTGTTCAACGCAAAAATGAATCTTTTTATTGAATATCCCCGCAAAAATCGCGCCTAAGATTAATTACGGGCATCTAACCCCCAATGTAGTTTTGTACGTAGGGTTTGTACAAAGTTATCTTGTTTAAATTTAACCAAACGTGCTTTAAAAACCGATTTCTTTAACGTCAGTGACACCGCTACATCTACAATGCGAAAACGGGAATCTAACGAAACAAGAAAGTTGTTACTACGACTTTCCACCCGAAAACTTAGCTGACTTCCATCAGGAATAATCATAGGCCTGACATTGAGGTTATGGGGACTAATCGGGGTGATGACAAAAACTTCATTGGTTGGTAAGACGACAGGCCCACCGCAGCTCAATGAATAACCTGTTGACCCCGTAGGAGTTGACACAATAAGCCCATCTGCCCAATACGAATTTAAAAACTCTCCGTCTAAATACGCATGAATCGTAATCATCGACGAAGTATCGGTTTTTGTGATGGTAAAATCGTTCAGTGCAAAATTGTAGTCTTCAAACAAATCATTGTCTGAATTGAGGCTAACTAAGGTTCGTTCTTCTAGCTGGTATTGACCATCAAACAGCGCGCTAAGCTGAGCAGGAATACATTCTGGCGAGACGGTGGCTAAGAAACCCAAGCGCCCCGTGTTTATCCCTAAAATTGGTATCTGACGCGAACGAGATTGCATAACCGACTCCAACAGTGTACCATCGCCGCCAATGCTAAAAATAAAATCAGCATCGGGCGCCCCGTGCGGATGCGGGTACGTTTTTGGCGTATGTGGCTCTATTCCAGCTTGAAGAAGATGGGTATAGAAGGAAGCAGAAATAGAAAAATCTACCCCTTTGTCTCGAAGAATATCAAATAAAGCCTGTACATAAGGCTGAGTTTCTGTGGTAAAACTACGTCCGTGGATGGCGATTTTCATCGGTATCGCTTCTCTAATAAGTAAGGACGCAAAGGTAGAACTTTCTACGATTAGGTTTCTAAATAACGTAACAATAAATCAAGGCGATGACGGTCAGGGTTTTCCACGGGTGCATTACCAAAGACGTTCTCTACCGTGTAGCCAAAGCGTTCTAGGGTGGCTACTACGGCCGACACTTCTGTACGATTTAGCTTCAAAGTCAGCGTGGCTTCATCAAGTGCGCCGTACTCGGCTCCCGAAAAAAAGCTGCTAATAATTTTTGTGCTGTTGGATTCGACCAATCGGCTAATTTCGGTCAATGAATAATCTCGGTTGGCCATTTTGAGCACAATCACCGCCCCTTTTTCTTGGACTCCAAGCAAATTGGCAAACTTAGAAATCATGTCACTTACCAAAATTGTACCTGCATACAAATTGTCTTCGTCCAGTACTGGAACCGTGTCCAATTGGTAGTGGTTAGCAATTCCCATTACTTCAAAAATGTGTTGAAATGATGTTGCATGAACTGGGTTTGGCGGAAGGTTTAAGTCCGAAAGCTGCTTTTCGTCGTCAGGTAAACTCAATAATGTGTCCTCACTGAGCAAGCCTTTATATTCTTCCTCTTCCACCAAGGCCAACTGACGTAGGCCATACTCGTCCATTAAGTCAACCGCCTGCCCCACCGAATCGTACGGTCGTAAAACGGGGGTCGTAGAGTTAATAAGTTCTTCAGCGAGCATGTTGATGTGTATTTTTTGGAAAACTTAGAAAAGTTATTTAAAGTTTCCAAAAATATTCTGTGAATTTATTACAAACAGTACCAGTAAGCCCCAATTGTCGCTTAAAGTTTCTCTACGATAAACTCAACCCTACGGTTGCGACGGCGCTCTGCTTCGGATGTTCCTTTGGAAACGGGGCGGGTAGAACCCAAGCCTTTTGCTCCCACCCGCGCGGAGTCAATGCCTTTGGCTACCAAATACTTTTTCACGGCGTTGGCACGGTTTTGCGATAATTCTACATTTTTATCAAAATCACCCAAATTGTCGGTATGACCTTCTACTCGGATTTCCATGTTGGTATTTTCGCGCATGAGTTGAACGAGACGGTCGAGTTCAGAGGAAGAGGCGGGTAATAAATCAAACTTACCCGTATCAAAATAAATATTGTTGAGCGTGATGCTTTCTCCTACTGCCACGGGATTGAGGACAATTTCGTTGGCTACTTCCTCTCCTGCCTTGGCTTGGGTCAAATCAAACGCACCACTAGCAGGAAAATATCCTTTGGCCGCGGCTACGTATGCGTATTTATTACCCGCATCCAAGCTAATTTTAAATTTCCCCGACGACGCCGACAACTGCATCGAGTCCAGTCCATTGTCTTCACTCGGTACGACGTAGCTGATTTTTGCGGCAATCGGTTTTTTCGTTTTAGCATCTATCACCGTTCCCCGCAATGTCACCACTTTGGCTACGGGCGCTTCTGGTTTGCTCTCAATGGGCGGCACGGGCGTTGGTGTATTGGCAATAACAGGCGGTTCTTCTTTTTTAGGTTCAGGCTTGGGTTTGGGCGGTACTCTTCTCGGGTTACGAATGTGTACACCAAAGTAATTCCAATACCGCTTTCTTCCGTAATCTTTTCCCTCAAACATATCAAATACCTCTACTCCTGGATCAAGCCTTTCGTAATATACCGAAAATTTCACCACGTCGCCTGGGTAAACCGTGCGGGTTTCGGGAGCAACAGGGATACCTACCGCTTTGATAAATTTGTATTTCTTCGCTGTATTTTTGGGTTCGTACAAACGAGTTTTAGGATCCACCTCAATGGTATTTTGATCTAAATTTCCTTGACGGTCACCGAAAAAATCGCGAAGAGTGGGATTGCGTTGCGCAAACTCAAACCTAAAATGCAATATCGTATAGTCATCGGTCAGCTCCACTTTGGTAAGTGCCACTTCGGGCTGCGACTGTTCTTCAACGTAGGGGCTTAACGTGGTAATTTTCTGAGCCATCGCCCCAAATGAAACCCATAAAAATAAAAGTAATGCGTAGCGTAGTCGTTTCATGGTCTTAGCAAAGATTCTTTTTACTCGCCCGAATAACGTCTCTGAAAAAAGATTAGTGCTATTTGTTTGTTAAAAATCGTTAATTCTCCGCCATTCAACTCCACTTTTTGACCATTTCTACCAATGTATATTTTTAAATGGAAAAGTATTTAGATAATTGTCTAATTATTTAATCAACTATGAATACCCTTTTCCGTGCTCTTAACGACCCCACTCGACGGCAAATTCTAGAAATCTTGCGGGAAGGCGACCTTACTGCGGGAGAAATTGCCGAACGGTTTGACATGACCAAACCGAGCATTTCTCATCACTTAGATTTGCTCAAGCAAGCCGAACTCGTCAGTGCCGACAAACGAGGCCAATTTATCTATTACACCCTCAATACTACCGTTTTAGACGAATTACTGTCCTGGATTTTTACCCTTAAAAACCAATGAAAAAGATCTTAGAATACCTCACCTGGGTCGCTATTGTGCTTCCCCTTGTTTATCTATTTTTGGTGTGGAATCAACTGCCCGACATCGTCCCAACGCACTTTGGCCCAAGTGGTAAACCCGATGCCTACGGGCCTAAATGGACGCTTATGATATTAAGCGCCGTTTCCGTTGGCGTATATTTTTTGTTGCGGTACGTTCCACAGCTCGACCCTCGTCTCAACCAAGCTAGTTTATCAGAACATTATCCCAAATTAGTGCTGCTGATTGTAGCCTTTCTAGCGTTGGTGCATTGCTTGGTTATTCGCGCCTCCCTCTCGGAAATGGCAGGCGAGAGCTTTACGACGATTTTGCTGGTCGGGGTATTTTTACTGTTTGCAGGGATTGGGAATTATTTTAACAACATTAAATCGAACTACTTTGTAGGCTTCCGTACTCCTTGGACGCTCGAAAGCGAAAGTGTCTGGCGCAAAACCCACCAATTTGCTGCCAAATTGTACTTCGGAATGGGGCTATTAGGCGCTTTTGTGGTCATTTGGCTACCCGAATTGTGGAGGCTTTTTTGGACGCTAGGGTTAATTTTTGGCTCAACAATCTGGATTGTGGCGTATTCATACCGTGTATATCAACAAGAAAAAAAATGAAAAAGTGGATAAAAGTACTCTTGTGCTTAGGAATTGGACACACGAGTTTTTCGCAAACGTGGTACGAGGGTACTATTTCAACGCTCAAATTTGGGCTCAAAATAACTACTACTTCCCAAACCGTCCAGGTTTTTATTCCTGAGCAGGGAATGTTTGAGCAGCCCTTAAAAAACACTGTATTTCAGGGAGATAGTTTGCGAGGTGAGCTAAAAAATGTCAATGTTTTGCTCAGCGGCAAAATGGATTCTTTATCGTTTGAAGGTCAGTGGAAACAAAATGGTTTTCCTACCCCGTTGCATCTAAAACGGGTAGCAGAATTATCGTTTTTTAAACGCCCCCAAATGCCTAAAGCGCCTTTTCCGTACCGCGATGAAAAGGTCAAATTTACGAACCATGACGGTTCGATTACTTTTGGCGGAACGCTCACCTTGCCCGAAGGAAAAGGCCCGTTCAAAACAGTGGTGCTTATTTCGGGTTCTGGCCAGCAAGACCGCGATGAAAGCCTTTTTGGGCACAAGCCTTTCTGGGTCATCGCCGACCATCTAACCCGACAAGGCATCGCCGTGTTGCGCGTTGACGACCGAGGAGTTGGCGAAACGACGGGTTCAGTAGGAACTTCCGCCGAGTACGCCCAAGACGTTTTGGACGCCATTCGTTACCTCAAAACGCGAAAAGAAGTTAACCCAAAAAAAATAGGTTTAATCGGCCACAGCGAAGGCGGTGTCATTGCACCTCTTGCAGCGATACAATCAAAAGACGTGGCGTTTATTGTTTCCTTGGCGGGCTTGGGAATCAGTGGAAAAGAACTACTTCTCCGCCAGAGCGACGATATTTTGAAACAAATGGGTAGCAATGAAACCTACCGAAATCAAGTGCGTAGTCTCAACGAAGTCATCTACTCAACGGTCGCTCGGTTACCGCTGGAGGGCGACATCAAAGATAGCCTTCAAGCCACCTTTGACCAATGGGTGAAAACCCAACCCGAGCGTGTGTTGGGGCAATTGGGGTACAGAACTGAACAAGGTCGCAAGGGTTTTCTGAAACAAATCGACGCCATGAACTCGTCTTGGTATCGGTATTTTATCAAATATGACCCGCAGCCTGTTTTGTCAAAAATCACGATTCCTGTCCTTGCCCTCAACGGTAGTAAGGACGTTCAGGTGGCTTCTCAACCCAATTTAGAGGGTTTTAAAAGCGGTTTGACGGCTGCTGGCAATAAACAATTTGAGACGGTTGAACTGCCTGGACTGAACCATTTGTTCCAAAAATGTAGTAAGTGCACCTCCGCCGAATACGGTCTTTTGGAAGAAACATTTTCCGTAGAAGCCCTTGAATTGATTGGTAATTGGCTGAAGAAGAGATAAAATTACACCTTCCCGAAAGTTCTTTACCTTCCCGAAAGTTCAAAACTTTCGGGAAGGTGTAATTTTATTTCAAAAACTGCTCCCAAAGAAGTTTTCCCGCTACGCCCAAAAATACCACGCCTGTAATGACGTTGACGTACTTCATGCGCTTAACCGTGATAAACTGACGAAGGCGCTGGGCATAAACCGCCAAGGCAGTCTGGGTGCCAAACACCCCTACGAGGCTCATGCTGAAGAAAATAATCATTTCGGCCAAATCATACCGACCTTTGGTGCGAAGGTACGTAGCAATAGCCGCCCACGACATAAAATTGACGGGGTTGAGGGCATTGAGGGCCACGCCTTTTAAAAACAACTTCACCATCGAACGCTTGCTACGTGGTTCGTCTTCTTGTTCTTCCGACGCAATGGTCGGGACGCGAAAGAAGTTTTTAACCCCCAAAACCACCAAAAAAATAATTCCAATGGCCCCTACCCATTTGTCAAAGTGCTCAATTTGGGGTAAAAAAGACGTTCCAAAAATGGCCGTAAAGCAAAAAAAAGCATCGCTCGCTACCACACCCAAAACGATTTGAATTCCGCTTTGATAGCCGCGCTCAACGCTGGTTTGAATCAATGAAAAAAAGACAGTTCCAAAAGTAAGACAGAGTAAAACCCCCGTAATGAGGCCGTAAAGTGCAGCAATAAGCATTCGTTTTTAGTTGTTGTTGAATATCATTTTCTTAAATCCCTCGCAGTCGGGCTATTTTTAATAAGCCCATGACGCTGAGTGAATCCGTAATTTCGGAGCGCATCACCATTTCAATGGCGTCGGTCAGCAATAGTTTCCGAACGTGCAGTTGTTCGGTGTCTTCTGGCTCAGCTTGGGCTTGGGTAAGTTCTTCGGCGATGTACAAAAAACCCTCCTCGTCACCCACAGAATTGGAAAGGTGAACGCGCGCAATTTTTGTCCATTTGGCCGCAATCAACCCCGTTTCTTCTAGCAATTCTCGTTTGGCTCCTTCAATAGGATCTTCGTCCATCGGGCCACCCCCTTCAGGAATTTCCCACGAGTATTCGTTCAACGGATAGCGATATTGCCCTACCAAGTAAGTGTACCCCTCGCTGTCGATAGGAATCACGCCAATGGCTTTATTTTTGTAATGAACTACCCCATAAATCCCCGTCCCTCCGCTGGGATTTATGACATCTTCGTGACGCACTTGAATCCATTTATTATCGTAAACCACTTGGCTTTTAAGGGTTTTCCAAGGGTTAATGTTTTCGTTTGGTAAAGACATACGGTTGATCGATTATCAAATTTTAATGGTCGAATAAGTCTTGTTCAGGATAATTGTTTTCCCCGAAACTCATACCTTTGCGGCCAATTACTTTTAAAAAAGTCGTGCAAGTTAGCCAAAAATCTAAATTTCGGTGGATTATCGTCTCCCTTGTGTTGAGCATAATCCTGATGAGTATCAAGTTCGCTGCCTATTATTTGACCCACTCCAACGCCATTCTTAGCGACGCTCTTGAGTCCATCATCAATGTCATTGCTAGTGCCTTTGCGTTCTATAGCATTTACCTTTCTTCTCAGCCCAAAGATCATGACCACCCCTACGGACACGGTAAAATTGAATTTTTTTCATCGGGTTTTGAAGGAGCACTTATCATCATAGCTGGGGTCTGGATTGCCGTAGAAGCCATCCAGCATCTACTTCATCCTCAACCCGTTGAGCACCTCGACTGGGGCGTTCTGCTTATTCTGTTGACCGTTGTCATCAACGGAGCGTTGGGTTATTATTTACAAAAAGTAGGTAAAACGACCCGCTCGGAAGCCCTCGTTGCCGACGGAAAACACCTTGTTACTGACAGCTTGAGTAGCGTTTTGATTTTGGTGGGATTAGGTTTGTTAATGCTTACCAAAATTCAATGGATAGACAGTGCGGCATCGTTGGTATTGTCTCTGGTAATTTTTTACAACGGATTTAAGCTCATCCGTACCTCCGTAGGTGCTTTGATGGACGAAACCGACCCCGAGTTGTTTGAACACGCCGTGGATATTCTGCGCAACTACAAACAGGACTATTGGATAGATGTGCACAACATGCGGATTCAAAAATACGGCTCAGACCTCCACATCGACTGTCATTTGACGCTCCCCTATTATTGGGATTTGCAACAAGTGCATAAGGCGGTTCATGAATTTGAGGACGCACTCGAAGCCAATTACGTTGGCAACGTGGAGCTTTTTATCCATGCCGACCCTTGCCTCCCCGACTGCTGCAAGTACTGCCGTCTCGAAGGCTGCCCCGTGCGAAGCAAAGCTTTCAAAAAGGACATTGATTGGAGCATTCACAACTTGTCGAAAAATCAAAAGCACTTCGTAGAAGCCGATTGACTGCAGGGCCAACTGGAGGAAAAAGAACAGCAAGAACTCGAAGAAGTACTTTGACCTATTTTACCACTTGCCAAACTCCGTAAAAACTCACCATTAAAATCGACACGACGCTTAACCAAAAGAAGAAGTTGTAGGTAGGTGTGGGTGAAAGAGACGCGGGCAACTCTCGGTAGCGAAACACCAACGCCGCCCAAAGCACCAATAGCAGCAAAATAGACGTCGCAATGCCGCCCAAAAGAATCATCGTGACGGGCATCTGAATCAATAAAAAAAGCACGCACCAAATGATGGGGAAAGCCCATGAAAGCATTCCTATCACGCGTTTGCGCGAGGCTTCGTCGTCAAATTTGACCCAACCTAATTGCCCAAACGCATCGCCAAAAATGCGTGACCAACTGGCCGTCGCGGTAAAAAGGGTAGAATAAAGCACAAAAAAAGCGCCAATCAAGAAAATCACTTTGGCCCATTCACCCAGCGTTTGGGTAAAAAGCTTTGAAAGGGTTTCGACCATGGCGTAGCCTTCGGGCACCTCGCCGTGTTGGTGCAGCAATGCCGCTCCCAACAAATAAAAAGCGGCCGTTACAAGGGTATAAACCACCATCGAACACACGGCATCCAAGTACATCACTTTTATCCAACCTTTGGCGCGGTCGGCCCATTCGGGCGTGCCGTCGTTGGGGCCTGCGTAGGCCGCGTAGCCTTTTTCGATGCACCAATAATTGTAAAACATGATTTCGTCGCCCCCGACGCCCGTGATTCCGAAAGCGCCAATCGCCACGCCCGTCACCGCAGGAGGAAGCGAGAATGATAAGCCGCTGCTGAGTTGCTCCCAGCTAATGGCATAAGGGGTAAATTGCAGTAAAACGAGGGAAATCAATACCGTGATGGTGAAAAGAATAATCATAATCAAAGCCCCTTGCTCGACGGGTTTATAAAAACCACGATAGACCAAAACAGCCGTAACTAATGCCGCAATCGCGGCCCAAAGGTTTGTTCCTAAAAACGGAAACGCCATGTTGAGTACAATGGCAACGCCGCCCACAATCCCACCGACTTGCAGCAGTTTTAAGCCTTGCAGCGACAACCACAGCCAAATACTCCAATGCGCTTTTCCCCACTTTTTACCATCGAGGCGGTTGAGTGACTGCATGGTAGGGACGCCCGTATAAATCGCATTTTTTCCAAACTCCAATTGCAAGGTTACTTTAACTAAACAACTCACCAACACCACCCAAAAAGTCACAAAACCCGCTTTGGCCCCCAACGCCGTCGTCGCAATCAGCTCGCCCGACCCCACAATGGCTGCCGAAAGAATAAAACCAGGGCCAAGGTAACGAAAACGCTGAAAGAGGGTTTGGGGAGGCGCAAGCATAGCAACGGGGGTTTATGCCTTGGGATGGGCTTGTTTGTAGATTTTTTTGAGTTTTTCAATCGAATTGTGGGTATAAACCTGCGTCGCCGCCAAGCTACTGTGTCCCAGCAAATCTTTGATAGAATTAAGGTCGGCACCGTTATTGAGCAGGTGCGTCGCAAAGGTGTGGCGCAGTACGTGAGGGCTACGCTTTTGGAGCGACGTCACCGCCGACAAGTATTTTTTCACAATACGCTGAATCAGGACGGGATAAGCGGGTTCGCCTTTGTTAGTCAAAATCAGGCTTTGCTCAGGAGGGTTCGGAAACTGCTCGTTTCTAAACTGCTGGTATTGCTTAATCATCTCCACCAAGCCTTTATAAATCGGCACCACGCGCTCTTTACTGCGTTTACCAAAGACCCGCAACGTTTGGTCATAAACATTCACGTCACCATCACGGAGGGTAATCAACTCGGCCAAACGCATTCCTGTGCCGTACAACAACTCCAAGACCAATCGGTCGCGCGTGCCTTCAAAATCAAGCGGAAACGTAATCTCGTCAAAAAGCAACTGCAGACTTTTTTCTTCAACAAATTGCGGCAATGGCTTGTCGGTTTTGAGCGACGACACCCGCAGCATGGGATTAATCGTAATGGCTTTACAACGCAACAGATACCCATAAAACGACCGCAGCGTGGCCAATTTTCGGTTCACGCTGCGGTGGTGTAATTCGGCTTCCACCATGCTTACTGCCCACCCTCGAATCATTCGAAAATCGGCCTTGGCCAAATCTTGCAGTTGGTAGGTTTTCTCCAAAAACTCCTTAAACTGCTCCAAGTCTTTGGCATACGCGGTGAGGGTATGCTGGCTCAAGCGTTTTTCGTAGGTGAGGTGTTGTAAGAAGGTTTCTATCATTTTTTAGAGTTTTCTAATGCGCATATTTTTGTACCAAACTTCATCCCCGTGGTCTTGGAGCGCGATTTTACCTTTGGCGTGCGGGGTCGCATACGCCCATTTCGTAAATTTACTTTTGGCCAACTGCGCCTTCCACGCATCGCCACCGTACTCGTATTCAACCACTTTTACGCCATTGACCCAATGTTCGATGTGATTGCCGTTGATCACAATTTTAGCTTTATTCCACTGACCCGCAGGTTTTGCTACCCACTTACTTGGGGCTTGCATGTCGTAATTCGCGCCTGTTTTTTGTTTATCGTTGATTTTCACCATTTTACCGTTATCGTTAAATGGCGGATACCCTTCATCATCAATCACTTGAAACTCAG contains:
- a CDS encoding autorepressor SdpR family transcription factor → MNTLFRALNDPTRRQILEILREGDLTAGEIAERFDMTKPSISHHLDLLKQAELVSADKRGQFIYYTLNTTVLDELLSWIFTLKNQ
- a CDS encoding OmpA family protein — translated: MKRLRYALLLFLWVSFGAMAQKITTLSPYVEEQSQPEVALTKVELTDDYTILHFRFEFAQRNPTLRDFFGDRQGNLDQNTIEVDPKTRLYEPKNTAKKYKFIKAVGIPVAPETRTVYPGDVVKFSVYYERLDPGVEVFDMFEGKDYGRKRYWNYFGVHIRNPRRVPPKPKPEPKKEEPPVIANTPTPVPPIESKPEAPVAKVVTLRGTVIDAKTKKPIAAKISYVVPSEDNGLDSMQLSASSGKFKISLDAGNKYAYVAAAKGYFPASGAFDLTQAKAGEEVANEIVLNPVAVGESITLNNIYFDTGKFDLLPASSSELDRLVQLMRENTNMEIRVEGHTDNLGDFDKNVELSQNRANAVKKYLVAKGIDSARVGAKGLGSTRPVSKGTSEAERRRNRRVEFIVEKL
- a CDS encoding CBS domain-containing protein gives rise to the protein MLAEELINSTTPVLRPYDSVGQAVDLMDEYGLRQLALVEEEEYKGLLSEDTLLSLPDDEKQLSDLNLPPNPVHATSFQHIFEVMGIANHYQLDTVPVLDEDNLYAGTILVSDMISKFANLLGVQEKGAVIVLKMANRDYSLTEISRLVESNSTKIISSFFSGAEYGALDEATLTLKLNRTEVSAVVATLERFGYTVENVFGNAPVENPDRHRLDLLLRYLET
- a CDS encoding DUF6089 family protein — protein: MDSKLHTYFIGFLLGAFSLQAAAQRWNIGAGLGGFNYKGEYAPFFNPKNYLPGGHAFVRYNMSPAVSLRLGGNMGIIGAKDSRSSDPFNQARNGSFRSRVTEGDLILEYNFLNYSQRRKDVNWTPYLMGGLGFYKFKPRTKTADYKTTQMNIPFGAGVKWEFKRPWSLEFEFGTRVLFTDYLDDLGDNVPLGQKLQLGNPTTRDKYYYTSITLSYTFYSIICPPGFSTD
- a CDS encoding SdpI family protein, yielding MKKILEYLTWVAIVLPLVYLFLVWNQLPDIVPTHFGPSGKPDAYGPKWTLMILSAVSVGVYFLLRYVPQLDPRLNQASLSEHYPKLVLLIVAFLALVHCLVIRASLSEMAGESFTTILLVGVFLLFAGIGNYFNNIKSNYFVGFRTPWTLESESVWRKTHQFAAKLYFGMGLLGAFVVIWLPELWRLFWTLGLIFGSTIWIVAYSYRVYQQEKK
- a CDS encoding DUF6089 family protein produces the protein MNYKIIVGIVLFTLFVTLQSEAQRRRRTPFEQYSTVSFGAGTSSYAGDLAPYRSPVNTLFKTMRWNINAAYTKHYTPHLAARFGFTWAQIFSDDEYYNRGGTPFSGSYVRNLHFRNNLKEFSLVGIYKFWGDGRSPNRRAKFTPYIFAGVALLAHNPKAMVPDSTSYDRYPKNKRWIALQPLGTEGQGQPGFEKPYSLVTYSIPFGLGFTWKINDQWNVGVEGGFRFSGSDFLDDASGFYPNPDILKNDMARAMSNRTLERIAARTGRDRTETVARIVNPNDPTSDPFANGPLGGWQQGDPRANPVRKDAYMLSSITVTYVLPTKIKCPPIR
- a CDS encoding dipeptide epimerase, whose amino-acid sequence is MQLHFHRFDLRLRHTFTIAHDSRDVQPTLIVELREGSFRGFGEATSNKYYGITIDGMIGRLEQIRGLIENDTLTSPEEFWQLTNQYLHDMPFAQCALDEAANDLWAKKQGKKLYEAWGLSADAIPITDYTIGIDNIDKMVAKMKEFPWPLYKIKLGTTEDLDIVRTLRSHTDSVFRVDANCAWTATQAIEYSYELKKLGVEFIEQPLRADDWAGMKQVYAESALPCIADESCIVEADVAKCAGYFHGINVKLTKCGGLTPARRMLAEAKTLGLKTMVGCMNESSVGISAIAHLLPMLDYVDMDGTLLIANDPATGVQFDFGKIIFATENGTGAQLH
- a CDS encoding NAD kinase — its product is MKIAIHGRSFTTETQPYVQALFDILRDKGVDFSISASFYTHLLQAGIEPHTPKTYPHPHGAPDADFIFSIGGDGTLLESVMQSRSRQIPILGINTGRLGFLATVSPECIPAQLSALFDGQYQLEERTLVSLNSDNDLFEDYNFALNDFTITKTDTSSMITIHAYLDGEFLNSYWADGLIVSTPTGSTGYSLSCGGPVVLPTNEVFVITPISPHNLNVRPMIIPDGSQLSFRVESRSNNFLVSLDSRFRIVDVAVSLTLKKSVFKARLVKFKQDNFVQTLRTKLHWGLDARN